TATGTATAGAAATTTTTGTGCTTTACAAGAGGAGTTAGAAAATACTTTTGGAAAAAAAGTAGACTTAGTTGAAAAAAGTGTTTTTGATTATAAGTTTAAAAACCCAGATGTAAAAGATTATAAAGAAAAAGTTAAAGAGGAAATATTAGGAAGTATTATATATGTTTAAAGCAAGAAGGAATTCAATCTCTAACAAAAATAAGAGATACTTTCTTCCTGAACTTATGAGTGGAGAGATTGAATTTAGTGGAGGAAAAATTGAAAGAATATAGGATGTTGTATATAAAAGCTATGCTGATAAACAAAGATATTCTTGAAGGAAAAAAAATTGGTAAGAATATTGATTTTGAAAAAGAATTCTTTTTGATTTTAAAAAATACGCTCATTTCTATCTCAAATTTTTCAGATTTTGAATTAGAACTTAGATTTTTGTATAGTGAGAATCGTGATATTTGTAAAATATATAGTTCAATATCGAAAAATATTGAATTTTTTAAGTACTTAAGAAATAAATATGTAGGTCATTTAAAAAAAGAATTAATAGAAAAAGCTATCGAATGGAGACCCGAACTATTGTATTCTAATATAATAGAACATAGCGTAATCATAAATTTGTATATATTAGAAACAGCCATTAATAGTTATTGTAATGAAGAAGGAAAAAATAAAATATTTGAATCAGATACTGATTTAATTTATCCACCAGATTTAGATAGGTTTTATAAATATTTACAAGAAACTATTGAGAAAAGTTCAGAATACTTAGAAGGTATAATTAAGCTTTTAAAATCAAAAATAGAATTAAAAGACCCAAATAAAATAGATTATAGCGATTTTATAGAAGCTGGAAAAACACAATTTAAATTTATAAAAAAAACCAAAAGATAAACAGTTTATTTAGAGGGGGTAAGGATGAATTTTACAGAGGATGAATTAGAAGCAGCCTATCTTGAAATATTAGAATCTTTGGGATGGGAGTGTATTGATGGTAGAAAATTAGAAAGAGATGACTACCATTCAGTAGTATTAGAGGAAAATTTAAGAGAAGCAGTTTATAACATAAATAAAGATATGCCAGCCTCTACTAAAGAGGAAGCTATTAGAAAAGTAATACTACTTTCACATCCTAACTTGATTAGAAGTAATGAAGAGTTTCATAATATGCTAGTCAATGGAGTAGATGTAGGAGAGTATAAAGATAAAGATGGGAACAAACGTTCTGGTGGAAAAATATATTTAATAGATTTTAAAAATATTAAAAGAAATGAGTTTCAAGCTATAAATCAATTTACAATAGTTGGAAAATCTAAACGTAGACCAGATATAATACTATTTATCAATGGACTACCTCTTGTAGTTATAGAGTTAAAATCTTTAAGTAATGACAATGTAGGTATAAAAGAGGCTTATACTCAAATTGAAAGATACAAATATGAGATTACGGATCTTTTTAAATATAACTCTTTTATCATTATAAGTGATGGAGTTAATGCAAAAGCTGGAACTATATCATCAAATGAAGAAA
The Cetobacterium sp. ZOR0034 genome window above contains:
- a CDS encoding nucleotidyltransferase family protein → MEINKESILSVLKALDKKKYSILEIGLFGSYAKEEETDSSDIDIIVKIEFKKGMYRNFCALQEELENTFGKKVDLVEKSVFDYKFKNPDVKDYKEKVKEEILGSIIYV